Proteins co-encoded in one Sphingomonas carotinifaciens genomic window:
- a CDS encoding cupin domain-containing protein has protein sequence MLSLLLIAAAAQGASPPAAMADSAEIRTAIAQMAAEMREGQGFHYRPLLRDGRTVAALEYWTAPGRPAMHPTEAEYAVVIEGAGTLVSGGTMVDARETRPGLVEGGRIEGGATRDLRPGDVILVPAGVPHWFGVTGGKLVLLGMKLPPSANDVDGR, from the coding sequence ATGCTCTCCCTGTTGCTGATCGCCGCTGCCGCGCAAGGCGCCAGCCCCCCCGCCGCCATGGCGGACAGTGCGGAGATCCGCACGGCGATAGCGCAGATGGCCGCCGAAATGCGGGAAGGGCAGGGGTTTCATTATCGACCGCTGCTGCGTGACGGCCGGACGGTGGCCGCGCTCGAATATTGGACGGCACCCGGGCGGCCGGCGATGCATCCAACCGAGGCCGAATATGCCGTGGTGATCGAAGGCGCCGGTACACTGGTCTCGGGAGGGACGATGGTCGACGCCCGCGAGACAAGACCGGGGTTGGTGGAAGGCGGGCGGATCGAAGGGGGCGCGACGCGTGACCTGCGCCCCGGTGATGTTATCCTGGTACCGGCGGGTGTTCCGCATTGGTTTGGCGTCACCGGCGGCAAGCTGGTGTTGCTCGGTATGAAGCTGCCGCCGTCCGCAAATGACGTTGACGGTCGGTAG
- a CDS encoding DUF885 domain-containing protein: MRPAYALMLLLLPANAPVAMVQTPPTAATASQDAALLTFLDAAYDAQLRLSPEGQTQLGLKTDQDRLDDYTDAAARRERALAERQLAEMRARFRPEQLGESARVSYRLFEYEVERGRASFPFRKLRFPVSTNGSPAGAIPVLLINNHKVDTVADARAYIARLRDTERVMREVTALMREQAAAGIVPNTVNFAPARADARKVVTGAPFDSGPDSTLLADFSKKVAGLDAPGATKTALLNEAKAALTGPFLRGYNRLFATLDAIEPLSKGNFGAWSLPNGAAYYADRLKSSTTTNLSADEIHAIGLRQVAAIRQEMEAVKREVGFAGTLEQFFDHIRTDPTLKYANDEAGREAYLRDARGVIATVMAAAPRWFSVLPKAPLEVRAVEKWREGTAPTAFYNPPSADGSRPGIYYVNLVDMNQTQKVQVAAIAAHEGAPGHHFQIARQQELTGIPKFRKFGGYGAYVEGWGLYSERLAGEMGVYKDPYARFGMLSLQVWRAIRLVLDTGIHSKRWTREQAIAYFRGNSSVADSDIAREVDRYFNWPGQATSYMIGQLKIAELRARAERELGDRFDIRDFHEAVLSQGALPLDVLDEQVTRYIAAKRG, translated from the coding sequence ATGCGCCCCGCTTATGCCCTGATGTTGCTGCTGCTGCCCGCCAATGCGCCGGTGGCGATGGTGCAAACGCCGCCCACCGCCGCGACGGCGTCGCAGGATGCGGCCCTGCTGACGTTTCTGGACGCGGCGTATGATGCGCAACTGCGCCTGAGCCCGGAAGGGCAGACGCAGTTGGGGCTGAAGACCGATCAGGACCGGCTGGACGATTATACCGACGCTGCGGCACGCCGGGAACGGGCGCTGGCGGAGCGGCAACTGGCCGAGATGCGGGCGCGCTTCCGGCCCGAGCAACTGGGCGAGAGCGCGCGGGTCAGCTATCGCCTGTTCGAATATGAGGTGGAGCGCGGACGCGCGTCCTTCCCCTTCCGCAAACTGCGCTTTCCGGTGTCGACGAACGGCAGTCCGGCGGGCGCGATCCCCGTGCTGCTGATCAACAACCACAAGGTGGACACGGTCGCCGATGCGCGCGCCTATATCGCCCGGCTGCGCGATACCGAGCGGGTGATGCGCGAGGTGACCGCGCTGATGCGCGAACAGGCGGCGGCGGGGATCGTCCCGAACACGGTGAACTTCGCACCGGCGCGGGCCGATGCGCGAAAGGTGGTGACCGGGGCGCCGTTCGACAGCGGGCCCGATTCCACGCTGCTCGCCGATTTCTCCAAGAAGGTCGCAGGGCTGGATGCGCCGGGCGCCACCAAGACTGCGCTGCTGAACGAGGCGAAGGCGGCGCTGACCGGGCCGTTCCTGCGCGGCTACAACCGGTTGTTCGCGACGCTGGATGCGATCGAGCCGCTGTCCAAGGGCAATTTCGGCGCATGGAGCCTGCCGAACGGCGCGGCCTATTATGCCGACCGGCTGAAAAGCTCGACCACCACCAACCTGTCCGCCGACGAGATCCACGCGATCGGGCTGCGCCAGGTCGCCGCGATCCGGCAGGAGATGGAGGCGGTGAAGCGCGAGGTCGGCTTTGCCGGCACGCTGGAGCAGTTCTTCGACCATATTCGCACTGACCCGACGCTGAAATACGCCAATGACGAGGCGGGGCGCGAGGCTTACTTGCGCGATGCGCGCGGCGTGATCGCCACCGTGATGGCCGCCGCGCCGCGCTGGTTCAGCGTGCTGCCCAAGGCGCCGCTGGAGGTGCGCGCGGTGGAGAAATGGCGCGAGGGCACCGCCCCCACCGCCTTCTACAACCCGCCATCCGCCGACGGATCGCGGCCGGGCATCTATTACGTCAACCTGGTCGACATGAATCAGACGCAGAAGGTGCAGGTCGCCGCCATCGCCGCGCATGAGGGCGCGCCGGGCCACCATTTTCAGATCGCGCGGCAACAGGAGCTGACCGGCATCCCGAAATTCCGCAAGTTCGGCGGCTACGGCGCCTATGTCGAGGGCTGGGGCCTGTATTCGGAGCGGCTGGCGGGCGAGATGGGGGTGTACAAGGACCCCTATGCGCGCTTCGGCATGCTGTCGCTGCAAGTCTGGCGCGCGATCCGGCTGGTGCTGGATACCGGCATCCATTCCAAGCGGTGGACGCGCGAGCAGGCGATCGCCTATTTCCGGGGCAACAGCTCGGTCGCGGACAGCGACATTGCGCGCGAGGTGGACCGGTATTTCAACTGGCCGGGTCAGGCGACGAGCTACATGATCGGCCAGTTGAAGATCGCGGAACTGCGTGCGCGGGCCGAGCGTGAACTGGGCGACCGGTTCGACATTCGCGATTTCCATGAAGCCGTGCTGAGCCAGGGTGCGCTGCCGCTGGACGTGCTCGACGAACAGGTGACCCGCTACATCGCGGCCAAGCGGGGATAG
- a CDS encoding acyloxyacyl hydrolase, protein MHRSGRLVALLGAASVLTGTPLAAQGREGEGESPSWQKPEVTLGLFDHSSNFHPLGGRLVFPAAPPGQIYEGDEEDGTVDIQIGYRSAPVHGPLKPRLTAKAQINTGGRTSFASLGAEWRQHVLRGRVYGQFGLGVTIHDGYRFTPDPFAPGLSAREAGRRYETYIERTSWGSRILFNPNAALGVRIGDRWAAELAWEHFSHGRIFSDQNPGMDSLGLRLVRRLGR, encoded by the coding sequence GTGCACAGGTCCGGCCGTCTGGTGGCGCTGCTCGGCGCGGCGTCCGTCCTGACGGGCACGCCGCTGGCCGCACAGGGCAGGGAAGGGGAGGGGGAGTCCCCGTCATGGCAGAAGCCGGAGGTGACCCTCGGCCTGTTCGATCATAGCTCCAACTTCCACCCGCTGGGCGGCCGGTTGGTCTTTCCTGCCGCGCCCCCCGGTCAGATCTACGAGGGGGACGAAGAGGACGGCACCGTCGACATCCAGATCGGCTATCGCAGCGCGCCGGTCCACGGCCCGCTAAAGCCGCGGCTGACCGCCAAGGCGCAGATCAACACCGGCGGTCGCACCAGTTTCGCCAGCCTGGGGGCCGAATGGCGCCAGCATGTCCTGCGCGGGCGCGTCTATGGCCAGTTCGGCCTCGGCGTGACCATCCATGACGGATACCGCTTCACGCCCGATCCCTTTGCCCCCGGCCTGTCCGCACGCGAGGCCGGCCGGCGGTACGAAACCTATATCGAACGGACCTCCTGGGGGTCGCGCATCCTGTTCAATCCCAATGCCGCGCTGGGCGTCCGGATCGGCGATCGCTGGGCGGCCGAACTGGCCTGGGAGCATTTCAGCCACGGCCGGATCTTTTCCGATCAGAATCCGGGCATGGACAGCCTGGGCCTGCGGCTGGTGCGCCGGCTAGGCAGATGA
- a CDS encoding replication initiator protein A, producing MTRGQRREGSSEQFDMFLPYLADMPLRDQREMMERPFFSLAKSKRVKPIDYRSPDGKLWVHVSANPDYGMATIWDADILIYCASMLADMARRGINDVPRKLHLMPYDLLRAIGRQPTGRAYELLGQALDRLVATTVKTNIRAENRREATFSWLDGWTQLVDEKTERSRGMTIELSNWFWEGVMMTGGVLSIDRAYFDISGGRERWLYKVARKHAGGAGEAGFAISMPTLFEKSGAEGQYRRFKFEIARIADRNELPGYALTIEQVEGKREPNLRMRRRDSSDTRPTAKPSPRAPSPAPQPETALDVAEPAVDAAAMIRRSIKSLSTRTTFGEITEATLATLRAECPGWDYQTLHAEFRTWVQADPARTPVSYQNAFIGYVRRFDAKNRHLLGR from the coding sequence ATGACGCGGGGGCAACGCAGGGAAGGATCGTCGGAGCAATTCGACATGTTCCTCCCCTATCTGGCAGACATGCCGCTGCGCGATCAGCGCGAGATGATGGAGCGGCCCTTCTTCAGCCTCGCCAAGTCCAAACGCGTGAAGCCGATCGATTACCGCTCGCCCGACGGCAAGTTATGGGTCCATGTCTCCGCCAATCCCGATTATGGGATGGCGACGATCTGGGATGCCGACATCCTGATCTATTGCGCCAGTATGCTCGCAGACATGGCGAGGCGCGGCATCAACGACGTCCCACGCAAGCTGCATCTGATGCCCTATGACCTGTTGCGCGCCATCGGCCGGCAGCCGACCGGGCGCGCCTATGAACTGCTCGGACAGGCCTTGGACCGGCTGGTCGCCACCACGGTCAAGACCAACATCCGCGCCGAAAATCGCCGTGAGGCCACGTTCAGCTGGCTCGACGGTTGGACGCAGTTGGTCGATGAAAAAACCGAGCGGTCGCGCGGCATGACCATCGAGCTTTCCAACTGGTTCTGGGAGGGCGTGATGATGACGGGCGGTGTCCTGTCGATCGACCGCGCCTATTTTGATATCTCCGGCGGTCGTGAGCGATGGCTCTACAAGGTTGCCCGCAAGCATGCCGGAGGAGCAGGCGAGGCGGGATTCGCCATTTCCATGCCGACCTTGTTCGAGAAATCTGGCGCAGAGGGCCAATATCGGCGCTTCAAATTCGAGATCGCGCGGATTGCCGACCGCAACGAGCTGCCCGGCTACGCGCTGACGATCGAGCAGGTGGAGGGCAAGCGCGAACCCAATCTGCGCATGCGCAGGCGTGACAGCAGCGATACGCGCCCTACGGCCAAACCGTCGCCGCGCGCCCCCTCCCCTGCTCCGCAACCCGAAACAGCGCTGGATGTCGCAGAGCCTGCCGTCGACGCCGCCGCGATGATCAGGCGCAGCATCAAGAGCCTTTCCACGCGCACCACCTTCGGCGAAATCACCGAAGCGACACTGGCGACCCTGCGCGCCGAGTGCCCCGGCTGGGACTATCAGACGCTTCACGCCGAATTTCGCACATGGGTTCAGGCCGATCCCGCCCGCACCCCGGTAAGCTATCAGAACGCTTTTATCGGTTATGTCCGGCGCTTTGATGCCAAGAACCGGCATCTGTTAGGCCGCTGA
- a CDS encoding putative bifunctional diguanylate cyclase/phosphodiesterase: MLHLQNIILEMIATGERLDTTMTRLCLEVEKEAPDALCSVLLVDGEGRLHPLAAPSLPPAYSAMLDGIAAGPDVGSCGTAAYLRQPVIVTDIASDPRWARYRHLVLPLGYRACWSSPILDARGRAIGTFAFYYREPRGPTPMEQAIVRHCLHLGTIAIERHQRVEDRERRASTDALTGLGNRAAFNTALAALDCATPGAWALFLVDLDNLKVVNDTLGHSAGDCLLTCAAHRIAGATGGERVFRVGGDEFAVLLRTPAMLRDLEQSAQHILSALAHPADCGGQIVVPRATIGAAVVAHGDRSTERVRQNADFALYHAKETGRGGFVRYWPGLGTRMTSRLDAIRDVDAALREDRIEAFYQPIVRLDTREVVGLEALCRMRIGNNIVSASAFHEATIDIHIAAALTERMIALVAADVRDWLAMGIPFQHVGINVSSADIHGGALNTILATAFEREGVPLRHVILEVTESVYMDNDGGIVARELARLRGRGLRIALDDFGTGYASLTHLLSVPVDVIKIDRSFVERLDTHAPSIAIVEALIGIARKLDIRLVAEGIETEAQARALHAMGAVLGQGYLFARPASRDATTALLQSRAQGAVGSAPSQSARPSK; the protein is encoded by the coding sequence ATGCTGCATCTTCAGAACATTATCCTGGAGATGATCGCCACCGGCGAGCGTCTCGATACGACCATGACGCGGCTGTGTCTGGAAGTGGAGAAGGAAGCGCCTGACGCCCTATGCTCGGTCCTTCTGGTCGACGGGGAAGGGCGGCTGCACCCACTCGCCGCACCCAGCCTGCCGCCCGCCTATTCGGCCATGCTGGACGGTATCGCGGCCGGTCCCGATGTCGGCTCGTGCGGCACGGCCGCCTATCTGCGCCAGCCGGTCATCGTCACCGATATCGCCAGCGACCCTCGCTGGGCTCGCTATCGCCATCTGGTGCTGCCGCTCGGCTACCGCGCCTGCTGGTCGTCCCCGATCCTCGACGCACGCGGGCGGGCGATCGGGACATTCGCCTTCTACTATCGCGAGCCGCGCGGTCCGACCCCGATGGAGCAGGCAATCGTGCGCCACTGTCTTCATCTGGGCACCATCGCGATCGAGCGTCACCAGCGGGTGGAGGACCGGGAGCGCCGCGCCTCCACCGACGCCCTGACCGGCCTCGGCAATCGTGCTGCCTTCAACACCGCACTTGCGGCCCTCGACTGCGCGACGCCGGGCGCCTGGGCGCTGTTTCTCGTCGATCTCGACAATCTGAAGGTCGTGAACGACACGCTCGGTCATAGCGCAGGCGATTGTCTGCTGACCTGTGCTGCCCACCGTATCGCCGGTGCAACGGGAGGGGAGCGCGTATTCCGTGTCGGCGGAGACGAATTTGCCGTGCTGCTCCGTACGCCGGCCATGTTGCGCGATCTGGAGCAGAGTGCGCAGCACATCCTGAGCGCGCTTGCCCATCCCGCCGATTGCGGCGGGCAGATCGTCGTGCCGCGCGCGACGATCGGCGCGGCCGTGGTCGCGCACGGCGACCGCAGCACCGAACGCGTGCGCCAGAATGCCGATTTCGCGCTGTATCACGCAAAGGAGACGGGGCGGGGGGGCTTTGTCCGCTACTGGCCGGGGCTTGGCACCCGCATGACCAGCCGGCTGGACGCGATCCGCGACGTCGATGCTGCCCTGCGCGAGGACCGCATCGAGGCCTTTTACCAGCCCATCGTCCGCCTCGACACGCGAGAGGTCGTCGGTCTGGAGGCGCTGTGCCGGATGCGCATCGGCAACAACATCGTCTCCGCCTCGGCCTTTCACGAGGCGACGATCGATATTCACATCGCCGCGGCCCTGACCGAGCGGATGATCGCGCTGGTCGCGGCCGATGTGCGCGACTGGCTGGCGATGGGCATTCCGTTCCAGCATGTCGGGATCAACGTGTCCTCCGCCGACATCCATGGCGGCGCCCTGAACACGATCCTGGCCACCGCCTTCGAACGCGAAGGCGTACCGCTGCGCCACGTCATCCTGGAGGTCACCGAATCCGTCTACATGGACAATGACGGCGGCATCGTCGCCCGTGAGCTGGCAAGATTGCGGGGCCGTGGCCTGCGCATTGCGCTGGACGATTTCGGCACCGGTTATGCCTCGCTGACGCACCTGCTGTCGGTGCCGGTCGACGTGATCAAGATCGACCGATCCTTTGTCGAGCGGCTGGACACCCATGCTCCCAGCATCGCCATCGTCGAGGCCCTGATCGGCATCGCCCGCAAGCTGGATATCCGGCTGGTGGCCGAGGGCATCGAAACCGAGGCACAGGCGCGCGCCCTGCACGCGATGGGCGCGGTGCTGGGGCAGGGTTATCTGTTCGCCCGGCCCGCCAGCCGCGACGCCACGACCGCCCTGCTGCAAAGCCGGGCCCAAGGCGCGGTCGGAAGCGCGCCGTCGCAAAGTGCAAGACCTTCGAAGTAG
- a CDS encoding porin, whose product MVQHFLLAATACAVASLPGPAAAQEAQPSIADLQRQIDELKVTIAELKAQRAPAAPATLAATPLGPSPAPVQVAQAPAAPPAPAVEKSAERPRAWYDRLTLRGYTQLRLNEIVSGDRNAPAGRSRLRSVHDAGIGDNSNFTFRRIRLILQGDVSDRISLYFQPDFATNVSNQVGGERREGFGQLRDAYVDAFLDRERTFRLRFGQSKVPFGWENMQSSSNRLTLDRSDGINSAVPSERDLGIVAYYTPPAVDRIWDRLIADGQKLFGNYGAFGIGAFNGQGTNRTETNDGLMTVAMATWPFELDALGPAFRGQVLEVGGAALRNRVQPEIRPSGVSPVSYADERVGFHAILYPQPFGLQAEWNWGRGPEFDPVLGSIVTRRLNGGYVQGMARVRRSPLGPFMPYARWQRYRGGWKALTNAPRLETDEWELGIEFQPIPPIELTLAWSRMERREADERRDGRAEGNLIRTQLQWNY is encoded by the coding sequence ATGGTGCAGCACTTCCTTCTGGCGGCCACCGCCTGCGCGGTGGCATCCCTGCCCGGCCCGGCCGCAGCGCAGGAGGCCCAGCCCAGCATCGCCGACCTGCAACGCCAGATCGACGAGCTGAAGGTGACGATTGCGGAGCTGAAGGCGCAGCGTGCGCCCGCGGCGCCGGCCACGCTCGCCGCGACCCCGCTAGGCCCCTCCCCTGCCCCGGTGCAGGTGGCACAGGCCCCCGCAGCGCCCCCTGCCCCGGCGGTCGAGAAGTCCGCGGAGCGTCCCCGCGCCTGGTATGACCGCCTGACCCTGCGCGGCTATACGCAATTGCGATTGAACGAGATCGTGTCGGGCGACCGCAACGCGCCGGCCGGACGGTCGCGGCTGCGATCGGTGCATGATGCCGGGATCGGCGACAACAGCAACTTCACCTTTCGCCGCATCCGCCTGATCCTGCAGGGCGATGTGTCGGACCGCATATCGCTGTATTTCCAGCCCGATTTCGCAACCAACGTCAGCAATCAGGTGGGCGGCGAACGACGCGAAGGCTTTGGCCAGCTGCGCGACGCCTATGTGGATGCGTTTCTGGACCGGGAGCGCACCTTTCGGTTGCGCTTCGGCCAGTCCAAGGTGCCGTTCGGGTGGGAAAATATGCAATCCTCGTCCAACCGGCTGACGCTGGACCGCAGCGACGGGATCAACAGCGCGGTGCCCAGCGAGCGCGACCTGGGCATCGTCGCCTATTACACGCCGCCCGCCGTCGATCGCATCTGGGACCGGCTGATCGCGGACGGGCAGAAGCTGTTCGGCAATTACGGCGCGTTCGGCATCGGTGCGTTTAACGGACAGGGCACCAACCGGACCGAGACCAATGACGGGCTGATGACGGTGGCGATGGCGACCTGGCCGTTCGAGCTTGATGCGTTGGGGCCTGCCTTTCGCGGACAGGTGCTGGAGGTGGGCGGCGCGGCACTGCGCAATCGGGTGCAGCCGGAAATCCGCCCGAGCGGGGTCAGCCCGGTTTCCTATGCCGACGAGCGGGTCGGTTTCCATGCGATCCTGTATCCGCAACCCTTTGGCCTGCAGGCCGAATGGAATTGGGGGCGCGGCCCGGAGTTCGACCCCGTGCTCGGTTCGATCGTCACCCGGCGGCTGAACGGCGGCTATGTGCAGGGCATGGCGCGGGTGCGACGCTCGCCCCTGGGGCCGTTCATGCCCTATGCGCGGTGGCAGCGTTACCGTGGCGGCTGGAAGGCGCTGACCAATGCGCCGCGGCTGGAAACCGACGAATGGGAGTTGGGTATTGAGTTCCAGCCGATCCCCCCGATCGAGCTGACGCTGGCCTGGTCGCGGATGGAGCGGCGTGAAGCCGACGAACGCCGCGACGGGCGTGCGGAGGGCAATCTGATCCGCACGCAATTGCAGTGGAATTATTGA
- a CDS encoding DUF4383 domain-containing protein, with protein MSIRTFATVFGVVFLLAGVAGFIPGLSPVHAHPDLHVTAGSRLALGLFPVNVLHNLVHIAFGVWGLAAARSVAGARFYGKGVAVIYGLLTLLGLIPATNTTFGLVPIYGNDIWLHAALALVAAYFGFARATRRTA; from the coding sequence ATGTCGATCCGCACCTTTGCGACCGTTTTCGGGGTGGTCTTCCTGCTCGCCGGGGTGGCCGGGTTCATTCCCGGCCTGTCGCCCGTCCATGCGCATCCCGACCTGCACGTCACGGCCGGATCGCGGCTGGCGCTGGGCCTGTTTCCGGTCAACGTGCTCCACAATCTGGTGCATATCGCCTTTGGCGTCTGGGGTCTGGCCGCCGCACGCAGCGTGGCCGGCGCGCGCTTCTATGGCAAGGGCGTGGCGGTGATCTATGGCCTGCTGACGCTGCTGGGTCTGATCCCGGCGACGAACACGACGTTCGGGCTGGTGCCGATCTATGGCAACGACATCTGGCTGCATGCCGCACTGGCGCTGGTCGCGGCCTATTTCGGGTTCGCCCGCGCAACCCGTCGTACCGCGTAA
- a CDS encoding ParB/RepB/Spo0J family partition protein, translating to MARKQSDYLAALLAEDEAVANVEPPPAPPERAVERARGTTLLGRESALARVASGEVRQVTQLLLDPARVRIWPGNARSYAHLSEENCRELIDSLIAEGGQKVPAVVRRIEGDPEHEYEVIAGTRRHWSVRWLRANSYPDMQFVAQVANLDDEAAFRLADIENRARKDVSDLERARNYAEALRTHYGNHQTRMAERLKLSKGWLSKMLKVAAIPDGVVAAFASPADIQLKPAYALAQLLDTHRSQVTGVAKRLVEEQADRHRRGLIPYAAAEVMRRLMEAPSFGSVTEPVERYRYTNAYGRTILSLQSENRQGVTIRLHAGSGADTETVVDAVRNLLDHLERSGRGIHQ from the coding sequence ATGGCGCGTAAGCAATCCGATTACCTCGCAGCGTTGCTGGCCGAGGATGAAGCGGTCGCCAATGTCGAACCGCCCCCTGCCCCTCCGGAACGTGCCGTCGAACGCGCACGCGGTACCACTTTGCTCGGTCGTGAGTCGGCGCTCGCCCGCGTGGCAAGTGGCGAGGTTCGCCAAGTAACCCAGTTGCTGCTCGACCCCGCTCGCGTACGCATCTGGCCCGGTAATGCCCGTAGCTATGCGCATCTGTCGGAAGAAAACTGTCGCGAATTGATCGACTCTTTGATCGCGGAGGGCGGCCAGAAAGTACCTGCCGTCGTACGCCGGATCGAAGGAGACCCGGAGCATGAATATGAGGTGATCGCCGGCACGCGTCGCCACTGGTCGGTGCGCTGGCTACGCGCAAACAGTTACCCGGATATGCAGTTTGTCGCCCAGGTCGCTAACCTGGACGACGAGGCCGCGTTTCGGCTCGCTGATATCGAGAACCGTGCGCGCAAGGACGTGTCCGATCTTGAACGCGCGCGCAACTATGCGGAGGCACTGCGAACGCACTATGGCAATCATCAAACCCGCATGGCGGAACGGCTGAAATTGTCGAAGGGCTGGCTTTCGAAGATGTTGAAGGTTGCGGCGATCCCTGATGGCGTGGTTGCCGCCTTTGCCTCTCCCGCCGATATTCAATTGAAGCCCGCCTATGCCTTGGCGCAGTTGCTAGATACGCACCGCTCGCAGGTGACTGGTGTTGCGAAACGGCTGGTCGAGGAGCAGGCCGATCGTCACCGGCGCGGGCTGATCCCATATGCCGCGGCAGAGGTGATGCGGCGCCTGATGGAAGCGCCCTCATTCGGCAGCGTGACGGAGCCGGTCGAGCGATATCGCTACACCAATGCATATGGCAGGACGATCTTGTCGCTCCAGTCCGAGAACCGTCAGGGGGTCACGATCCGCCTGCACGCTGGCTCCGGCGCCGATACCGAGACGGTCGTCGACGCGGTGCGCAATCTTCTCGATCATCTTGAGCGCAGCGGGCGTGGGATACATCAATGA
- a CDS encoding AAA family ATPase, translated as MQSVVNQIGDLAGAGERMIERLRRKAFLPESRKGLNVRFGIAEAAHLLGCSTNRIRMAEEDGRLPPAPASENGRRIGYSVQELLHMRDVLGASPVRAPLDIPAIIAVQNFKGGVGKSTVTTHLAHYFAVQGYRVLVVDCDSQATTTTLFGFNPHFNIKRDETLYPYLSIDPTQTDLAYAIRPTPWPNVDLIPSNLELFDVEYELAAAGSDGGSVLAARFRKLKRGLSELARNYDVVLLDPPPALGTISLAVMQAANALLVPLAATTPDFCSTVQFLSMMDQVLHQLTDAGIEVDYQFVRLICSKYDANDPSHAMVRAIMEQSFGPALLPVPILESAEISHAAMRMMTVYELDKPIGTPKTHKRCRANLDEAMRQVEQLVRQSWGRVEAASEEAVIHAAA; from the coding sequence ATGCAATCAGTGGTGAACCAGATCGGCGATCTGGCTGGTGCCGGCGAGCGAATGATCGAGCGCCTCCGGCGTAAGGCCTTCCTGCCCGAGAGTCGCAAGGGGCTCAACGTCCGCTTCGGCATAGCGGAAGCGGCGCATCTGCTCGGTTGTTCGACCAACCGCATTCGCATGGCGGAGGAAGATGGCCGCCTGCCCCCAGCGCCTGCCTCTGAAAACGGGCGGCGGATCGGCTACAGCGTGCAGGAGCTGCTCCACATGCGTGACGTGCTGGGCGCTTCCCCAGTACGCGCTCCGCTCGATATTCCCGCCATCATCGCGGTACAGAATTTCAAGGGCGGCGTCGGCAAGTCGACGGTAACCACGCATCTTGCGCATTATTTCGCGGTGCAAGGATACCGCGTGCTGGTGGTCGATTGCGACAGCCAGGCGACGACCACGACCCTGTTCGGCTTCAATCCGCATTTCAATATCAAGCGGGACGAAACGCTTTATCCTTATTTGTCGATCGATCCGACGCAGACCGACCTCGCCTATGCGATCCGGCCGACACCCTGGCCCAATGTCGACCTCATCCCGTCCAATCTCGAGCTTTTCGACGTCGAGTATGAACTTGCGGCGGCGGGCAGCGATGGCGGGTCGGTGTTGGCGGCGCGCTTCCGCAAGTTGAAGCGCGGCTTGTCGGAACTGGCCCGCAATTACGATGTGGTCCTGCTTGACCCACCGCCCGCGCTCGGCACCATCAGCCTGGCCGTCATGCAGGCGGCTAATGCCTTGCTGGTCCCATTGGCAGCGACCACTCCCGATTTCTGCTCGACGGTGCAATTCCTGTCGATGATGGATCAGGTCCTTCATCAGCTCACCGACGCCGGGATCGAGGTGGATTACCAGTTCGTCCGGCTGATCTGCTCCAAATATGACGCGAATGACCCCAGCCACGCGATGGTACGCGCGATCATGGAACAGAGCTTCGGGCCGGCCCTGCTCCCGGTTCCGATCCTCGAGTCCGCAGAGATCAGTCATGCGGCGATGCGCATGATGACGGTCTATGAACTCGACAAGCCAATCGGCACGCCCAAGACCCACAAGCGATGCCGCGCCAATCTGGATGAGGCGATGCGGCAGGTCGAGCAGCTCGTCCGCCAAAGCTGGGGCCGCGTCGAGGCGGCGAGCGAGGAGGCCGTCATCCATGCCGCGGCATGA